From a region of the Labrus mixtus chromosome 5, fLabMix1.1, whole genome shotgun sequence genome:
- the disp3 gene encoding protein dispatched homolog 3: MDVEDDPLLFQTSWGGLEDEEEEEEDDDEDGVAHAEGQGCLSEEAGVCGPWRALGWVYTQPWASGVVLGAAILLPCSLFAYMLLYCPPLDIDLSYSAFEVHSHFSAERFDALTIAVKTQLGSWDRLRRDLDNSEAEALQELLLEKLGRQGAFNRTDNEGEGSSTLQNDTVDSGDDQRRGSAAGRDKRTAQDVTQEKMKKHKNSNKKEEEDMERSWEGNSSLSLIRRRRIAPNYYIQSQALWRIELVFVAQGEGDRNIFTPERLQTVHHVERLLMQHPQFNQFCWKPLEMLRDLPLGPSYCSPPSSLLSYLYPSERGGKIYYDGMGPDLADIQGSLSLAITHPQFYWYVDESLSPEHLSSSLLRSEIHFGAPLPSYYSLQDRAEEQRSRFKTFVVQYAEMLAKQSTSQVKVLYGGTELFDDEVRHTFYNDMMLAVISGACITVLVYVLTSFSVFLTFFGLTSIGLSCLMALFLYHVVFGVRYLGILNGVAAFVIIGIGVDDVFVFISTFRQASHLRQPQQRIIYTIKTAGRATFLTSFTTAAAYAANTFSQIPAVHDFGLFMALIVSCCWLWVSILMPAALCIWTECVEPQEHAWLNCWKLFSGLSASHSPLSDEDDDVALLSVEMEPGSCDADSDTAILSLSVETPLSPPGRQHAGVVSTNLQWALKHLVAEPAVERRRAVLGVFLLVLLLSAGCCCFLRPATHAPLLFRQDTNLQSLLALRSNLSGQGISCPMCSGVFMEKPHLLYTHTSSSAFKFSAHQRAPGTMTSSAARSSVRPNLSTNQTSSLLTVYISKLDLGASTTLYRFSLNTSTPSPWKLCSPDHEEVPSFQAYNQPCSNYTGRMTVCVSHVYHPYPSWMITSTSCDPRHGWAPEFAFYGALSAQQHSRRLYFAQRRLRPHPTRVCVSPPGCGISSGPDGPTQGSFYVPIPGDPSSAAKKKPSKTSGFNPCSSGACGHPAVRPLVDTGAMVFVVFGILGVNRTGRRDNHVIGDVGSIILDPDFDIFQEMGYLCQICKAISANRKLVKPGGAQCLPSGNKLSSILPLLHPDCHSLPAPNLLPGQLSHGAVGMHGGKVRWLSMAFESTTYKGKSSFQTYSDFLQWETFIQEQLTSLPKSSALQRGFQTCEHWKQIFMEIIGVESALWSLLLSLAICVAAVSVFTAHPLLLLPVLITILGVICLVVAIMYWLGWEMGAVEAISLSILVGSSVDYCLHLVEGYLLAGDTMLSTPGQNSDLATERQRRTLEAVNHVGVAIVSSAVTTVISTVPLFFCVIVPFAKFGQIVAINTAVSILFTLTVTVAMLACMAPARFSRPPGAVLKASLAVMAAAALGAVVCWVGGQLGALAWQSVST, translated from the exons ATGGACGTGGAGGATGATCCGCTGCTGTTTCAGACCAGCTGGGGAGGGttggaagatgaggaggaggaggaggaggatgacgacGAGGATGGAGTAGCTCATGCAGAAGGACAGGGCTGTTTGTCTGAGGAGGCTGGAGTTTGTGGGCCATGGAGGGCACTGGGGTGGGTGTACACACAGCCCTGGGCCAGTGGAGTGGTTTTAGGGGCAGCTATCTTGCTCCCATGTTCCCTGTTTGCCTACATGCTCCTCTACTGCCCTCCTCTGGACATAGACCTCTCCTACAGTGCCTTTGAAGTCCACAGTCACTTCTCTGCCGAGCGCTTTGACGCCCTCACCATCGCTGTGAAGACTCAGCTGGGCTCCTGGGACAGACTGAGGCGGGACTTAGATAACAGTGAGGCCGAGGCCCTGCAGGAGCTTTTGCTGGAGAAGCTGGGCAGGCAGGGAGCATTCAACAGGACGGATAATGAGGGCGAGGGGTCCTCCACTCTTCAAAACGACACCGTAGACTCAGGAGATGATCAGAGGAGAGGCTCTGCAGCGGGCAGAGATAAAAGGACAGCGCAGGATGTGACtcaagagaaaatgaaaaagcacaagaactctaataaaaaagaagaggaggacatggagagaTCGTGGGAGGGAAATTCAAGTTTGTCGCTCATTAGGAGAAGAAGGATTGCTCCGAATTACTACATACAGAGCCAGGCTCTGTGGAGGATCGAGCTAGTGTTTGTGGCTCAAGGGGAAGGTGATCGAAACATTTTCACCCCGGAACGTCTGCAGACGGTTCATCATGTGGAGCGACTGCTCATGCAGCACCCGCAGTTTAATCAGTTCTGCTGGAAGCCTCTGGAGATGTTGAGGGATCTGCCACTAGGGCCGTCCTACTGCTCCCCTCCAAGCTCCCTCCTGTCCTACCTCTACCCcagtgagagaggagggaagattTACTACGACGGCATGGGCCCTGACCTGGCTGATATTCAAG GTTCCCTGAGTCTGGCCATCACCCACCCTCAGTTCTACTGGTACGTGGACGAGAGTCTGTCGCCGGagcatctctcctcctctctcttacGCAGTGAGATCCATTTTGGAGCTCCTCTTCCCTCTTACTACTCCCTGCAGGATCGAGCAGAGGAGCAAAGATCTCGCTTCAAAACCTTTGTGGTTCAGTATGCTGAAATGCTGGCCAAGCAGTCCACCAG CCAGGTGAAGGTGCTGTATGGGGGAACAGAGCTGTTTGATGATGAGGTGAGACACACCTTCTACAATGACATGATGCTGGCTGTCATCAGTGGAGCCTGCATCACTGTGCTCGTCTATGTCCTTACCTCCTTCTCTG TGTTTCTGACTTTCTTTGGACTCACTAGTATCGGACTGAGCTGCTTGATGGCCCTGTTCTTATACCATGTTGTCTTTGGTGTGAGGTATCTTGGCATTCTCAATGGAGTTGCAGCCTTTGTAATCATTGGTATAG GGGTGGATGATGTATTTGTGTTCATCAGTACCTTCAGACAGGCTTCCCACCTGCGTCAGCCGCAGCAGCGCATCATCTACACAATAAAAACTGCTGGCAGAGCTActttcctcacctccttcacCACTGCGGCTGCCTATGCTGCCAACACCTTCTCTCAG ATCCCAGCCGTGCATGACTTCGGCCTTTTCATGGCCCTCATTGTAAGCTGCTGCTGGCTCTGGGTATCCATCCTGATGCCAGCCGCGCTATGCATCTGGACTGAGTGCGTGGAGCCGCAGGAACATGCCTGGCTGAATTG CTGGAAGCTGTTTTCCGGGCTGTCAGCGAGCCACAGTCCTTTGTcagatgaggatgatgatgtggCGCTTCTGTCAGTGGAGATGGAGCCAG GCTCCTGTGACGCAGACAGCGATACAGCTATTCTTTCCCTGTCAGTGGAGACACCTCTGTCCCCTCCAGGGCGGCAGCATGCGGGTGTGGTGAGCACAAATCTCCAATGGGCCCTGAAGCATTTAGTGGCAGAGCCAGCTGTGGAGCGACGAAGAGCTGTTCTAG GTGTCTTTCTCCTGGTTCTGCTCTTATCTGCCGGGTGCTGCTGTTTCCTGAGGCCGGCTACTCATGCCCCCCTTCTTTTCCGCCAGGACACAAACCTCCAGTCCCTGCTGGCTCTGAGGAGCAACCTCAGCGGTCAGGGCATCTCCTGCCCCATGTGCTCAG GTGTATTCATGGAGAAGCCCCACCTTTTGTACACCCACACTTCTTCATCAGCGTTTAAGTTTTCAGCACATCAGCGCGCACCGGGCACAATGACCTCTTCTGCTGCTCGGAGCTCAGTGAGACCAAATTTAAGCACAAACCAAACAA GCTCTTTACTTACAGTGTACATATCAAAGTTGGACCTTGGAGCCTCTACAACCCTTTACCGCTTCTCCCTTAACACCAGCACTCCCTCCCCCTGGAAACTCTGCAGCCCAGATCATGAAGAGGTGCCATCATTTCAG GCTTATAATCAGCCCTGCAGCAATTACACTGGCAGaatgacagtgtgtgtttccCATGTGTACCATCCGTACCCCAGCTGGATGATCACATCCACCTCGTGTGACCCCCGTCATGGCTGGGCGCCAGAGTTTGCTTTTTATGGAGCATTATCTGCGCAGCAGCATAGCAG GAGGCTGTACTTTGCCCAGCGCCGCCTGAGACCTCATCCCAcccgtgtgtgtgtcagcccgCCTGGCTGTGGCATCAGTTCTGGGCCTGATGGACCCACACAGGGATCCTTTTATGTCCCTATTCCTGGTG atCCCTCATCTGCTGCCAAGAAGAAACCATCCAAAACTTCTGGCTTCAACCCATGCAGCAGCGGTGCGTGTGGCCACCCGGCGGTGCGTCCTCTGGTGGACACCGGGGCCATggtctttgttgtgtttggcaTCTTGGGCGTCAACCGAACAGGGCGCAGGGACAACCATGTGATTGGAGACGTG GGCAGCATCATATTGGATCCAGACTTTGATATCTTCCAGGAAATGGGGTATCTTTGCCAAATCTGTAAAGCGATTAGTGCAAACAGAAAACTTGTGAAACCGGGAGGAGCGCAGTGTTTGCCATCAG GTAATAAATTGTCGTCTATTCTTCCTCTGCTCCACCCTGATTGTCACTCTCTCCCTGCTCCAAACCTGCTCCCGGGGCAGCTCTCACACGGAGCTGTGGGAATGCATGGAGGAAAGGTCCGCTGGCTGTCCATGGCCTTCGAGTCA ACCACATACAAGGGGAAATCCTCCTTTCAAACCTACTCAGACTTCCTCCAGTGGGAAACCTTCATCCAGGAGCAGCTCACCTCTCTCCCCAAGTCCTCCGCTCTGCAACGGGGTTTCCAAACCTGCGAGCACTGGAAGCAAATCTTCATGGAAATCATAG GTGTGGAGAGTGCCCTCTGgagtctgctgctgtctctggcCATCTGTGTGGCAGCTGTGTCTGTATTTACTGCTCATCCTTTACTGCTCCTGCCAGTGCTCATCACCATACTAG GGGTAATCTGTCTAGTGGTGGCCATCATGTATTGGCTGGGCTGGGAGATGGGAGCAGTGGAGGCCATTTCTCTCTCTATACTTGTGGGCTCTTCAGTGGACTACTGTCTGCACCTGGTGGAGGGATACCTGCTGGCTGGAGATACAATGCTCTCAACGCCAGGACAAAACTCG GATCTTGCTACAGAGAGGCAGAGGCGGACATTGGAGGCAGTCAACCATGTGGGCGTGGCGATAGTGTCCAGCGCCGTTACCACGGTGATCTCCACtgtccctctcttcttctgtgtcatTGTGCCTTTCGCCAAGTTCGGCCAGATAGTCGCTATAAACACCGCCGTCTCCATTTTGTTCACCCTGACCGTGACTGTGGCCATGTTGGCATGCATGGCCCCCGCTCGTTTCAGCAGACCCCCCGGCGCTGTGCTGAAGGCCAGCCTGGCGGTGATGGCCGCAGCAGCCTTGGGAGCCGTTGTGTGCTGGGTGGGAGGACAGCTGGGTGCGTTGGCCTGGCAATCAGTCAGCACCTGA
- the si:dkey-32e23.4 gene encoding dynamin-1-like protein isoform X2 gives METLIPTINRLQEVFLTVGAESIQLPQIVVVGSQSSGKSSVLESLVGRDFLPRGSGIVTRRPLVLQLINVSPLEERLKIENGVKAEEWGTFLHCKNQIFSDFQEIRREIEAETERSSGDNKGISPEPIYLKIYSPKVMNLTLVDLPGITKVPVGDQPEDIENQVQEMILSFISNPNSLILAVSPANSDLATSDALKLAREVDTDGRRTLLVVSKLDLMDAGTDALEVLLGRVIPVRLGIIGVVNRSQHDINTQKSLEDSIRDEQAFLQRHYPSLASRAGSRYLAKTLSRLLMHHIRDCLPDLKTRVTVLSSQYQARLNSYGQPVEDHSATLLQIVTKFASDYCNTIEGTARYIQTTELCGGARMCYIFHETFGRTLQSIDPLGGLTELDILTAIRNATGPRPALFVPEVSFELLVKRQIKRLEEPSLRCVELVHEELQRIIQHCSSYSTQELLRFPKLHDSIVEVVTGLLRKRLPITNDMVHNLVAIELAYINTKHPDFTDAAQVSATVNSQQAEGLDGGKRWKNEKVAEEKAPAAAFGSPSKGQAINLLDTAVPVARKLSSREQRDCEVIQRLIKCYFLIVRKSIQDSVPKTVMHFLVNFVKEHLQSELVGQLYKQQLLQELLIESQDTAQQRTEVAQMLEALKKANNIISEIRETHLW, from the exons ATGGAAACCCTCATTCCCACCATCAACAGGCTGCAGGAGGTCTTCCTCACAGTGGGTGCAGAGAGCATACAGCTGCCGCAGATAGTCGTGGTTGGATCCCAG AGCAGTGGAAAGAGCTCCGTGTTGGAAAGCCTGGTCGGACGGGATTTTTTGCCTCGGGGATCAGGAATAGTCACAAGACGACCCCTCGTGTTGCAGCTCATTAATGTTTCCCCTCTGGAGGAGAGACTGAAGATTGAGAATG GTGTCAAAGCTGAAGAATGGGGTACATTCCTGCACTGCAAGAACCAG ATCTTCTCAGATTTTCAGGAAATTCGTCGGGAAATCGAAGCAGAGACTGAGCGAAGTTCAGGCGACAACAAG GGAATCAGTCCCGAGCCAATCTATTTGAAGATATACTCCCCCAAAGTGATGAATCTCACCCTTGTGGATTTACCTGGAATTACTAAG GTTCCTGTCGGGGATCAGCCAGAGGACATTGAGAATCAAGTACAAGAGATGATCTTATCCTTCATCTCAAATCCAAACTCGCTCATACTTGCTGTCTCCCCTGCCAACTCTGACTTGGCTACCTCTGATGCCCTGAAGTTGGCTCGTGAGGTTGATACAGATG GGCGCCGAACACTGCTGGTAGTCAGTAAGCTGGACCTGATGGATGCAGGGACAGATGCACTGGAAGTCCTTCTGGGTCGAGTCATTCCAGTCAGACTTGGGATCATTGGGGTAGTAAACAG GAGCCAGCATGACATCAATACCCAAAAGAGCCTGGAGGACTCAATAAGGGATGAGCAGGCCTTCTTGCAGCGCCACTACCCCTCTCTTGCGTCCCGCGCTGGCTCCCGCTATCTGGCCAAAACTCTCAGCAGGCTTCTTATGCATCACATCCGGGACTGCCTGCCCGATCTCAAAACCAGAGTGACTGTGCTGAGCTCCCAGTACCAGGCAAGGCTCAACAGCTATGGCCAGCCAGTAGAAGACCACAGCGCCACACTGCTGCAGATTGTCACAAAGTTCGCCAGCGATTACTGCAACACCATCGAGGGAACAGCTAGATACATTCAGACCACAGAGCT CTGCGGCGGTGCTCGGATGTGTTACATATTCCATGAGACCTTTGGTCGCACTCTGCAGTCCATCGATCCCCTGGGAGGGCTGACTGAGCTTGACATCCTCACTGCCATCCGCAATGCTACG GGTCCGCGGCCAGCACTTTTCGTGCCTGAGGTGTCCTTTGAGTTGCTGGTGAAGCGGCAAATTAAGCGACTGGAGGAGCCCAGTCTACGCTGTGTAGAGCTGGTTCATGAAGAGCTGCAGAGGATCATCCAGCACTGCTCCTCCTACAGCACACAG GAGCTCCTGCGTTTCCCCAAACTGCATGATTCCATTGTGGAAGTGGTGACTGGATTACTGAGAAAGCGCCTGCCGATTACTAATGATATG GTTCATAATTTAGTAGCAATAGAGCTGGCCTACATCAACACCAAACATCCAGACTTTACAGATGCAGCACAGGTCTCAGCAACTGTCAACAGTCAGCAG GCAGAGGGCCTTGATGGAGGGAAGCGCTGGAAGAATGAGAAGGTAGCAGAAGAGAAAGCCCCTGCTGCAGCTTTTGGCAGTCCCAGCAAAGGCCAGGCCATTAACCTCCTTGACACA GCAGTGCCCGTGGCCCGCAAGCTGAGTTCTAGGGAGCAGAGGGACTGTGAGGTCATCCAACGCCTCATCAAGTGCTACTTCCTCATTGTCCGCAAAAGCATCCAAGACAG tgTGCCCAAGACTGTGATGCACTTCCTGGTGAACTTTGTGAAAGAGCATCTGCAGAGTGAGCTGGTGGGTCAGCTTTACAAACAGCaactgctgcaggagctgctcaTTGAGTCACAGGACACGGCACAGCAGCGTACAGAGGTTGCGCAAATGCTGGAG GCGCTCAAAAAGGCCAATAACATCATCTCAGAGATCCGGGAGACCCATCTGTGGTAG
- the si:dkey-32e23.4 gene encoding dynamin-1-like protein isoform X1, with protein sequence METLIPTINRLQEVFLTVGAESIQLPQIVVVGSQSSGKSSVLESLVGRDFLPRGSGIVTRRPLVLQLINVSPLEERLKIENGNGVKLNVQNSYPGVKAEEWGTFLHCKNQIFSDFQEIRREIEAETERSSGDNKGISPEPIYLKIYSPKVMNLTLVDLPGITKVPVGDQPEDIENQVQEMILSFISNPNSLILAVSPANSDLATSDALKLAREVDTDGRRTLLVVSKLDLMDAGTDALEVLLGRVIPVRLGIIGVVNRSQHDINTQKSLEDSIRDEQAFLQRHYPSLASRAGSRYLAKTLSRLLMHHIRDCLPDLKTRVTVLSSQYQARLNSYGQPVEDHSATLLQIVTKFASDYCNTIEGTARYIQTTELCGGARMCYIFHETFGRTLQSIDPLGGLTELDILTAIRNATGPRPALFVPEVSFELLVKRQIKRLEEPSLRCVELVHEELQRIIQHCSSYSTQELLRFPKLHDSIVEVVTGLLRKRLPITNDMVHNLVAIELAYINTKHPDFTDAAQVSATVNSQQAEGLDGGKRWKNEKVAEEKAPAAAFGSPSKGQAINLLDTAVPVARKLSSREQRDCEVIQRLIKCYFLIVRKSIQDSVPKTVMHFLVNFVKEHLQSELVGQLYKQQLLQELLIESQDTAQQRTEVAQMLEALKKANNIISEIRETHLW encoded by the exons ATGGAAACCCTCATTCCCACCATCAACAGGCTGCAGGAGGTCTTCCTCACAGTGGGTGCAGAGAGCATACAGCTGCCGCAGATAGTCGTGGTTGGATCCCAG AGCAGTGGAAAGAGCTCCGTGTTGGAAAGCCTGGTCGGACGGGATTTTTTGCCTCGGGGATCAGGAATAGTCACAAGACGACCCCTCGTGTTGCAGCTCATTAATGTTTCCCCTCTGGAGGAGAGACTGAAGATTGAGAATG GAAATGGGGTAAAACTAAATGTCCAAAACAGCTACCCAG GTGTCAAAGCTGAAGAATGGGGTACATTCCTGCACTGCAAGAACCAG ATCTTCTCAGATTTTCAGGAAATTCGTCGGGAAATCGAAGCAGAGACTGAGCGAAGTTCAGGCGACAACAAG GGAATCAGTCCCGAGCCAATCTATTTGAAGATATACTCCCCCAAAGTGATGAATCTCACCCTTGTGGATTTACCTGGAATTACTAAG GTTCCTGTCGGGGATCAGCCAGAGGACATTGAGAATCAAGTACAAGAGATGATCTTATCCTTCATCTCAAATCCAAACTCGCTCATACTTGCTGTCTCCCCTGCCAACTCTGACTTGGCTACCTCTGATGCCCTGAAGTTGGCTCGTGAGGTTGATACAGATG GGCGCCGAACACTGCTGGTAGTCAGTAAGCTGGACCTGATGGATGCAGGGACAGATGCACTGGAAGTCCTTCTGGGTCGAGTCATTCCAGTCAGACTTGGGATCATTGGGGTAGTAAACAG GAGCCAGCATGACATCAATACCCAAAAGAGCCTGGAGGACTCAATAAGGGATGAGCAGGCCTTCTTGCAGCGCCACTACCCCTCTCTTGCGTCCCGCGCTGGCTCCCGCTATCTGGCCAAAACTCTCAGCAGGCTTCTTATGCATCACATCCGGGACTGCCTGCCCGATCTCAAAACCAGAGTGACTGTGCTGAGCTCCCAGTACCAGGCAAGGCTCAACAGCTATGGCCAGCCAGTAGAAGACCACAGCGCCACACTGCTGCAGATTGTCACAAAGTTCGCCAGCGATTACTGCAACACCATCGAGGGAACAGCTAGATACATTCAGACCACAGAGCT CTGCGGCGGTGCTCGGATGTGTTACATATTCCATGAGACCTTTGGTCGCACTCTGCAGTCCATCGATCCCCTGGGAGGGCTGACTGAGCTTGACATCCTCACTGCCATCCGCAATGCTACG GGTCCGCGGCCAGCACTTTTCGTGCCTGAGGTGTCCTTTGAGTTGCTGGTGAAGCGGCAAATTAAGCGACTGGAGGAGCCCAGTCTACGCTGTGTAGAGCTGGTTCATGAAGAGCTGCAGAGGATCATCCAGCACTGCTCCTCCTACAGCACACAG GAGCTCCTGCGTTTCCCCAAACTGCATGATTCCATTGTGGAAGTGGTGACTGGATTACTGAGAAAGCGCCTGCCGATTACTAATGATATG GTTCATAATTTAGTAGCAATAGAGCTGGCCTACATCAACACCAAACATCCAGACTTTACAGATGCAGCACAGGTCTCAGCAACTGTCAACAGTCAGCAG GCAGAGGGCCTTGATGGAGGGAAGCGCTGGAAGAATGAGAAGGTAGCAGAAGAGAAAGCCCCTGCTGCAGCTTTTGGCAGTCCCAGCAAAGGCCAGGCCATTAACCTCCTTGACACA GCAGTGCCCGTGGCCCGCAAGCTGAGTTCTAGGGAGCAGAGGGACTGTGAGGTCATCCAACGCCTCATCAAGTGCTACTTCCTCATTGTCCGCAAAAGCATCCAAGACAG tgTGCCCAAGACTGTGATGCACTTCCTGGTGAACTTTGTGAAAGAGCATCTGCAGAGTGAGCTGGTGGGTCAGCTTTACAAACAGCaactgctgcaggagctgctcaTTGAGTCACAGGACACGGCACAGCAGCGTACAGAGGTTGCGCAAATGCTGGAG GCGCTCAAAAAGGCCAATAACATCATCTCAGAGATCCGGGAGACCCATCTGTGGTAG